One window from the genome of Parasteatoda tepidariorum isolate YZ-2023 chromosome 8, CAS_Ptep_4.0, whole genome shotgun sequence encodes:
- the LOC107441107 gene encoding uncharacterized protein isoform X3 produces MVATNFITHTLTKSVLQCFCRTCQVPNVEKKVISPPPRTSSAVVRRPPKKVAFLATEVKCSEQSKGGLKYELVLQPPSVESPKHVASQSLPKSTLSMEDIEKKLKAAEERRQSLELQKLNYVTEKLSHLEAVNAKKEEVNSNFMQSTKENLEQKLESWNKNRETHIKTIQEKAREIVQKVDEKRKQGDSPDKEVKLEAINKKLMTAQEQREAKINSLKEKLREHDKHILEIKKQMEEQTESLREKSTKKLEVAQSNRDAVIKEIQEKSKEHERHCEEVRQKAHSISENECKENFSG; encoded by the exons ATGGTAgccacaaattttataactcataCTTTGACGAAATCCGTCTTGCAGTGCTTTTGTAGGACCTGCCAAGTGCCTAACGTTG aaaaaaaagtaatctcgCCACCTCCCCGTACCTCATCTGCTGTTGTGAGAAGACCGCCAAAGAAGGTTGCGTTTCTGG CAACTGAAGTCAAGTGCTCTGAGCAATCGAAAGGTGGCCTTAAATATGAGCTTGTTTTGCAGCCCCCCTCTGTGGAGTCCCCTAAGCATGTTGCGTCTCAGTCACTACCCAAGTCCACTCTATCCATGGAAGACATCGAAAAGAAACTCAAAGCTGCGGAAGAAAGGAGAcag tctcTAGAATTGCAGAAACTGAATTATGTTACTGAGAAACTTAGTCACTTGGAAGCAGTAAATGCTAAGAAGGAAGaagtgaattcaaatttcatgcaGTCTACTAAAGAAAACTTGGAACAGAAGTTAGAATCTTGGAATAAGAACAGAGAAACTCACATCAAAACAATTCAGGAAAAAGCTAGAGAAATA GTTCAGAAGGTTGATGAAAAACGAAAGCAGGGTGATTCTCCAGACAAGGAAGTGAAATTGGAAGCTATTAATAAGAAGTTGATGACTGCTCAGGAACAGCGTGAAGCTAAAATAAACTCCCTAAAAGAGAAGCTAAGAGAGCAT gACAAGCATATTCTAGAAATCAAGAAACAGATGGAGGAACAGACTGAAAGTTTGCGAGAGAAAAGCACTAAGAAGTTAGAGGTAGCTCAATCAAATCGAGATGCTGTAATTAAGGAAATCCAAGAAAAGTCAAAGGAACAT